The Mycolicibacterium hassiacum DSM 44199 genome includes a window with the following:
- the sodC gene encoding superoxide dismutase[Cu-Zn] — MTAPLAVAMLGACQRDDQAADETTTTTTSPTPAAEAVTTELMTPDGRSAANATIEFTNGHATVTLETTTPGVLAPGFHAVHIHQVGQCEANSVPPGGGEPTDFGSAGGHLHEQLQAGHPAAGDLTPLYVRADGSGRMVVTTDSLTLDELRGPQGSALMIHERPDNFANIPPRYTVNGVPGPDAETLATGDAGARLACGVLAPASTPAAPPALTETTTVTEMPPGQPAPPPPAVPGEPATPTVTEPPEPTPTTPTPAPTESSTTTVPDEGTP, encoded by the coding sequence GTGACCGCTCCGCTCGCCGTCGCCATGCTCGGCGCCTGTCAGCGCGACGACCAGGCGGCGGACGAAACCACCACCACGACGACAAGCCCGACTCCGGCCGCCGAGGCGGTCACCACCGAGTTGATGACACCGGACGGGAGGTCCGCCGCCAACGCGACCATCGAGTTCACCAACGGCCACGCCACGGTCACCCTCGAGACCACCACCCCGGGTGTGCTGGCCCCCGGGTTCCACGCCGTGCACATTCACCAGGTCGGCCAGTGCGAGGCCAACTCGGTGCCGCCGGGCGGGGGCGAACCCACCGATTTCGGCTCAGCGGGCGGGCACCTGCACGAACAGCTGCAGGCCGGGCATCCCGCCGCAGGTGACCTGACGCCGCTCTATGTCCGTGCCGACGGGTCGGGACGAATGGTCGTGACCACCGACTCGCTCACCCTCGACGAGCTGCGCGGACCGCAGGGTTCGGCGCTGATGATCCACGAGCGGCCGGACAACTTCGCCAACATCCCGCCGCGCTACACCGTCAACGGGGTGCCCGGCCCGGACGCCGAGACCCTGGCCACCGGCGACGCCGGCGCGCGCCTGGCCTGCGGTGTGCTGGCACCGGCGAGCACCCCGGCCGCACCGCCGGCGCTCACCGAGACGACGACGGTCACCGAGATGCCGCCGGGACAGCCCGCACCACCGCCGCCCGCAGTTCCGGGTGAGCCTGCCACTCCGACCGTCACGGAGCCGCCGGAGCCGACACCGACGACACCGACACCGGCGCCGACCGAATCCTCGACGACGACCGTTCCGGACGAGGGCACCCCATAA
- a CDS encoding HNH endonuclease signature motif containing protein, whose translation MAVAAPVDDDLDQPVESVSQRLDRLIDDLAELSGQLNAIHGRIVECIAQISRDGSWAYTGARSLAGFVAWKLGMSTTTAKVVSAIAERFDEFPKCIERLQQGQLSLDQVGVIAQHAGPGSDEHYLVLAESATVNQLRFALKLEPKPDKPRPEPKRKFVRHVDGDWATYTIVLPIIEAAKLDTAVAAHHEALVNEYKRDHGPEAADDSDRDDADTAERPPFPNLTDAFMRMVDEAWDAEITRRPHSQHTTVLVHLDIDKQTGWLHRGPLLSDADRKFLLCDATCEVWLERRGQPIGSGRTSRVISRRLRRALEQRHPTCAVPGCNATRGLHAHHIEHWEDGGPTELFNLVLLCPHHHRAHHRGEITISGTADRLVVKDYQGRPIEPGSVARKPNQPPPAVPPWRGPLGERADWWWYDPFEPQPPPSPN comes from the coding sequence ATGGCGGTGGCCGCACCCGTGGACGACGACCTCGACCAGCCGGTCGAGAGCGTGAGCCAGCGGCTGGACCGCCTCATCGACGACCTGGCCGAGCTCAGTGGTCAGCTCAACGCGATCCACGGCCGCATTGTCGAATGCATCGCCCAGATTTCGCGGGACGGATCGTGGGCGTACACCGGTGCGAGGTCACTGGCGGGCTTCGTGGCCTGGAAACTCGGGATGTCGACGACGACGGCCAAGGTCGTCAGTGCGATCGCCGAGCGTTTCGACGAGTTCCCCAAGTGCATCGAACGCCTGCAGCAAGGGCAGCTCTCGCTGGACCAGGTGGGAGTGATCGCGCAGCACGCCGGCCCCGGTTCCGACGAGCACTATCTGGTGCTGGCCGAGAGCGCGACGGTCAACCAGTTGCGCTTCGCGCTGAAGCTCGAACCGAAGCCGGACAAGCCCCGGCCGGAACCGAAACGCAAGTTCGTCAGACACGTCGACGGGGACTGGGCGACCTACACGATCGTCCTGCCCATCATCGAGGCGGCCAAACTCGATACGGCGGTGGCCGCCCATCATGAGGCACTGGTCAACGAGTACAAACGCGATCACGGACCCGAAGCTGCGGACGACTCCGACCGCGACGACGCCGATACGGCGGAGCGCCCGCCGTTTCCGAACCTCACCGACGCGTTCATGCGGATGGTCGACGAAGCATGGGACGCCGAGATCACGCGACGTCCGCACAGCCAGCACACGACGGTGCTGGTGCATCTGGACATCGACAAGCAGACGGGCTGGCTGCACCGCGGTCCGCTGCTCTCCGATGCCGACCGCAAGTTCCTGTTGTGCGACGCCACTTGCGAAGTGTGGTTGGAGCGTCGCGGACAGCCCATCGGGTCCGGCCGGACGTCGCGGGTGATCAGCCGGCGGCTGCGCCGGGCGCTGGAACAGCGTCATCCCACCTGTGCGGTGCCCGGGTGCAATGCCACCCGCGGTCTGCACGCTCACCACATCGAGCACTGGGAGGACGGTGGGCCGACGGAGCTGTTCAACCTGGTGCTGCTGTGCCCGCACCACCACCGAGCACATCACCGCGGCGAGATCACCATCTCCGGCACCGCGGACCGGCTGGTCGTGAAGGACTACCAGGGGCGGCCGATCGAACCCGGGTCGGTGGCCCGAAAACCCAACCAGCCCCCGCCGGCGGTGCCGCCCTGGCGCGGGCCGCTCGGCGAGCGCGCCGACTGGTGGTGGTACGACCCGTTCGAACCCCAGCCGCCGCCGTCACCTAATTAA
- the ppk2 gene encoding polyphosphate kinase 2: MTTAYTEVDLRALSGDEHGYTVDDTDDDEPVLLDRAGRPVETWRERYPYDERMPRQEYERTKRRLQIELLKLQRWSIRTGARHVILFEGRDAAGKGGTIQRFMEHLNPREARVVALEKPTAEEKSQWYFQRYVRHLPRAGEMVLFDRSWYNRAGVEPVMGFCTQQQHAEFMRQAPLFEQMLVNDGLLLTKFWFSVSPAEQRTRFAIRLIDPLRHWKFSTMDLQSADRWDEYTRAKETMFLATDTDDAPWIVVKTNDKRRGRINAMRYLLSTFEYDDKDPEAVGRPDPLIVGRALED; the protein is encoded by the coding sequence ATGACCACCGCATACACCGAGGTCGATCTGCGCGCGCTGTCGGGCGACGAGCACGGCTACACGGTCGACGACACCGACGACGACGAACCCGTCCTGCTCGACCGTGCCGGCCGACCGGTGGAGACGTGGCGCGAACGCTACCCGTACGACGAGCGAATGCCGCGGCAGGAATACGAGCGCACCAAACGCCGGCTGCAGATCGAACTGCTCAAGCTGCAGCGGTGGTCCATACGTACCGGCGCTCGGCACGTGATCCTGTTCGAAGGGCGTGACGCGGCGGGCAAGGGCGGCACCATTCAGCGGTTCATGGAACACCTCAACCCCCGCGAGGCGCGCGTCGTCGCGCTGGAAAAGCCGACGGCGGAAGAGAAGTCGCAGTGGTACTTCCAGCGCTACGTGCGGCACCTGCCGAGGGCGGGCGAGATGGTGCTGTTCGACCGGTCCTGGTACAACCGCGCCGGGGTGGAACCGGTGATGGGGTTCTGCACCCAGCAACAACATGCCGAGTTCATGCGTCAGGCTCCGCTGTTCGAGCAGATGTTGGTCAACGACGGCCTGTTGCTCACCAAGTTCTGGTTCTCGGTGTCGCCGGCCGAGCAGCGCACCCGGTTCGCGATACGGCTGATCGATCCGCTGCGGCACTGGAAGTTCTCGACCATGGATCTGCAGTCCGCCGACCGCTGGGACGAATACACCCGCGCCAAGGAGACGATGTTCCTGGCCACCGACACCGACGACGCGCCGTGGATCGTGGTGAAGACCAACGACAAGCGCCGGGGCCGGATCAACGCGATGCGCTATCTGCTGTCGACGTTCGAATACGACGACAAGGACCCCGAGGCCGTCGGCCGGCCCGATCCGTTGATCGTCGGCCGCGCACTCGAGGACTGA
- a CDS encoding DUF4190 domain-containing protein — MAMLALRGSLIFPPLGIVFGHLGLRQIQRTGEEGRGLAIAGLTIGYIYTGFIVLALLFMPFAVIIAASAGA; from the coding sequence ATGGCGATGCTGGCGCTAAGGGGCTCGCTGATCTTTCCCCCACTCGGGATCGTCTTCGGGCACTTGGGGCTCAGGCAGATCCAGCGCACCGGTGAAGAAGGCCGCGGGCTGGCGATCGCCGGTCTGACCATCGGCTACATCTATACCGGCTTCATCGTGCTGGCGCTGCTGTTCATGCCGTTTGCGGTGATCATCGCGGCATCGGCCGGCGCCTGA
- a CDS encoding NAD(P)/FAD-dependent oxidoreductase, with protein MEDNWECAVVGAGAAGLSAALVLGRARRRTVVFDAGEQSNLASATIGGLLGFDQRSPADLYAQGRRELDQYPSVEFRDCAVAGGRAVDGGFILEPDDGDPVVAKRVLLATGMRYCPPEIPGLAELWGRSVFQCPFCHGWEMRDKRLATLARGEEAVHSALMLRGWSDDVVLLTNGSTELSVQDTNLLAAAGVVVDDRRVSELVGADGQLTAIAFDDGSRLERDGLLVEAPLRQRSPLAKQLELECVSNPLSADAIAIDEIHRAHPDGVFAAGDVCSEQPSLAGSIAAGAKAAMIIVQSLLADEFGLPYPPV; from the coding sequence ATGGAGGACAACTGGGAGTGTGCCGTCGTCGGAGCCGGGGCGGCGGGGTTGAGTGCTGCCCTGGTGCTGGGTCGCGCTCGGCGACGGACCGTGGTGTTCGACGCCGGCGAGCAGAGCAATCTGGCGTCAGCGACGATCGGCGGTCTGCTCGGGTTCGACCAGCGCTCGCCGGCCGACCTGTACGCACAGGGGCGTCGCGAACTGGACCAATACCCGAGCGTGGAGTTCCGTGACTGCGCGGTGGCAGGTGGCCGTGCCGTGGACGGCGGGTTCATCCTCGAACCCGACGACGGGGATCCGGTGGTGGCCAAACGCGTGCTGCTGGCCACCGGGATGCGGTACTGCCCGCCCGAGATTCCCGGCCTGGCCGAACTGTGGGGGCGCTCGGTGTTCCAGTGCCCGTTCTGTCACGGCTGGGAGATGCGCGACAAACGCCTGGCCACGCTGGCCCGCGGTGAGGAGGCGGTGCACTCGGCGCTGATGCTGCGCGGCTGGAGCGACGACGTCGTTCTGCTGACCAACGGGAGCACCGAGCTGTCGGTGCAGGACACCAATCTGCTGGCGGCTGCCGGCGTGGTCGTCGATGATCGTCGTGTCAGCGAATTGGTCGGTGCTGATGGGCAATTGACTGCTATCGCGTTCGACGACGGGAGTCGACTGGAGCGTGACGGGCTGCTGGTCGAGGCGCCGCTGCGGCAGCGGTCCCCGCTGGCCAAACAGCTGGAGCTGGAGTGCGTGTCCAATCCGCTGTCCGCCGACGCGATAGCGATCGACGAGATCCACCGCGCCCACCCCGACGGGGTCTTCGCCGCCGGTGACGTCTGCAGTGAGCAACCGTCACTGGCCGGTTCGATCGCCGCCGGGGCCAAGGCGGCGATGATCATCGTGCAGAGCCTGTTGGCCGACGAGTTCGGACTGCCTTATCCGCCGGTGTGA